In Planococcus versutus, the DNA window AATGACAACATGTATTTAACCGCGGACAAGTTAAAGCCCCAGACAATCATCACAGCCGTTAAAATGCCATAAATTTTCCATTGATTCAAATCCAAAGACCTTCTTTCGCCTTTCTGTAGAAAAGCCCTTATTTTTGATTTTTTTGGAACAGTTTACTTAGGTGTTTGGATAGTGTATTGATATGCTTTTCGATCGATCAATAAACTGAAAGCGATAAAAGCAGCAAGCGATAATAACACGGGTACTGTAACGGTATGAACACCGAACAAATTACCGTTTGCCAGGTTGTAAAAATGCAAAGCGATATAGCTACTAATTCCTGTCATCATCGATGCAATGGCGCCGTATTTATTGCCCCATTTCCAATACAACCCCAGCACAATCGGCCAAATAAAGGCCGCTTCCAACCCACCAAACGCAAACAAATTCAAGAAAATGAGCAGTTCAGGTGGATTTAATGCGAGCAAAAAGACAATTATGCCGAGTACGCCCGTCACACCAAACGAAATGCGTTTAATGGTTTTAAGTGTGGCATCTGGTTTTACATAATTCAAATACACGTCTTTCACAATCGATGAACTAACTAGTAATAACAACGAATCGACGGTCGACATAATCGCAGCCATTGGCGCGGCGAGGACGATTCCAGCGACCCACGGCGGCAAAGTTTCAAGCGCAATTAGCGGAATGACTTTATCCCCAATTTCAATGCCTGGCATAACAGGACGTGCAAAAACGCCGATCAAATGCATATTCAGCATGATAAAACCAGTTACAAACGTGCCAATAATTAACGCCCTGTGCATGGCACGCGAATTTTTATAAGACATAGCACGTACTGCAATTTGTGGCAAGCCAACAACGCCAACGCCGACTAAAATCCAAAAAGAAGAAACGTAAGCAGCGGTTAAATCACCGTTTGCACCATATGGCGTGACTAAATTTGGGTTTTCAGCAATCAAATCATTGACGATGTTTGGAATGCCCCCTCCTGCAACAATGACCGCAATCAGTAACACAAGTGTACCGATAAGCATGACGGCTCCTTGTACAGCATCGGTCAAGGCAACGGCACGAAACCCACCAATCGTCACATACACAAGCACACTAACAGCAAATAAAAACAACGCTGAATTATAAGATAATCCTGTCAGTGATTCCACAAGACGCGCACCGCCAATCCATTGTGCGGCCATTGCGGAAAATAAGAAAACAATAATGCTAAAAGCTGACAGCAAGACAACGAAAGTGCTATTGTAACGAGCTTTCAAAAAATCAATCATGGTAATTGCTTTATAGCGCCGTGCCATAATGGCGTATTTTTTACCAAGAATCATTAACACAAAATAACCTGTAACCACTTGTGCCATGGCAAGCAACACCCAACCAAACCCTAACGTATAGGCGGTTCCAGGACCTCCAAGAAAACTTGACGCACTGCCGTAAGTCGCAACCATCGTCATAGCGAGTACAAAGCCACCTAGTTCACGGCCACCTAAAAAATAATCGCTAATAAAATTGGAAGAACTCGCTAATTTACGGCTTGACCAATAACCGATAAAAAAGATGATCAGTAAAAACACGAGCATGGGTACTAATACGGCGTAATTCATCATTCCTCCTCCTCTTCATCAAACGGGACTTCGACAAAGAAGAATTTAACGACAATGACAACCAATACCGAAATTAATAGGAATCCTACCACACAGCTATAAAAAAACCAATCCGGCAAGCCGAAAACGTAACGGTACTCTTCAACAGGACGTGAGCCTAAGCCGTAAGCAAAGCCAAACCACCACAAAAAATTGAACAAGGCTAAGCCAAGCCCAATCCATGCTTCTCGGTGCGCTATTTTAAAACGCCAATCCAATTCCTCCATCACATACACTCCGATCGTTGTCTTTTTATGGCTATTTCTCGCGTTGTTCTTTTTCTTCATCTATCGTACACCATTGACGAGTTTTGATTAACCCCTACGTGTGCTTTTTAAGCAGGTAAAAACCCGAAAGCTTAAACTTCCGGGTTTGAGTTTTAACGAGCTAGTAAATATTCTACATATGCACGCCAATAGGTATTTTTCGCTTCTTCGAAATCTGGTTGGCGGCTCGGGAAAGGCATAAACACTTTCGGTGGCACAACAAATTT includes these proteins:
- a CDS encoding YhdT family protein, producing MEELDWRFKIAHREAWIGLGLALFNFLWWFGFAYGLGSRPVEEYRYVFGLPDWFFYSCVVGFLLISVLVVIVVKFFFVEVPFDEEEEE
- the panF gene encoding sodium/pantothenate symporter, translated to MNYAVLVPMLVFLLIIFFIGYWSSRKLASSSNFISDYFLGGRELGGFVLAMTMVATYGSASSFLGGPGTAYTLGFGWVLLAMAQVVTGYFVLMILGKKYAIMARRYKAITMIDFLKARYNSTFVVLLSAFSIIVFLFSAMAAQWIGGARLVESLTGLSYNSALFLFAVSVLVYVTIGGFRAVALTDAVQGAVMLIGTLVLLIAVIVAGGGIPNIVNDLIAENPNLVTPYGANGDLTAAYVSSFWILVGVGVVGLPQIAVRAMSYKNSRAMHRALIIGTFVTGFIMLNMHLIGVFARPVMPGIEIGDKVIPLIALETLPPWVAGIVLAAPMAAIMSTVDSLLLLVSSSIVKDVYLNYVKPDATLKTIKRISFGVTGVLGIIVFLLALNPPELLIFLNLFAFGGLEAAFIWPIVLGLYWKWGNKYGAIASMMTGISSYIALHFYNLANGNLFGVHTVTVPVLLSLAAFIAFSLLIDRKAYQYTIQTPK